The region TGCCTGATCTTTGTTTAATTGTGTAATAGGTCTTTTATAAAAACTTTCAATTAAATCTTTAACATGTGCTAAAACCTCCACATTTTCAACCAAATGATCCTCAAAATAGTCGCAAAATGTCTTTTTGGTAATGTCGTCTTTTGTTGGCCCTAAACCTCCTGTAACCAGCACAACGTCAAATTTATTTTGAACATATTTTAGAGTACTCAATATGTGTTGTTTATCATCTGAAATAGACAACATTTCTTGTGTGGCAATTCCAATTTTATCTAACGCCTTTGCTATATATGACGAATTTGTATCTACGATTTGTCCAATTAAAATTTCATCCCCAATCGTAATAATAGCTGCTTTCATTTCCTTTAATTATTAAGATGTAAAAATAAAAAAAATCACGCTTTCACGTGATTTTTTAATATTTGTTTAACCGAATTAATTCAATTTAAAATCTTTTTTAAGTTCTACTACCGCTGCATCAATTCGTTCTTTTAGCGATTTATACACCTCTTTTATTTCTTTTCGTTTGCCTTCTGCTTTTGTCCAATTCATAATTTCCATATTGTCATCATAAGCCAAATCCATGCCAAGTAAATCTAACGTTGGTTTTATTTTATGCGCAGCAGAATACGTTCTTGAATAATCTTTTAACTCGATACCCTCTTTAATTGATTTCAACTCAGCAGGAACTTCTTGTAAAAAAAGTGAAACTATTTGCAATGCAAACTCGTTATCGTTTTCAGAAATTTCATATACCTTAGAAAGATTGTATTGTAGTGCCATATTATTTAATTTGAACTTTAAACATTGATGTTCCTTCCAAAAAACCTTCTAAAAAGTCATTTTCTTTTACTGCAGCCACGCCTTTTGGTGTACCCGTAAAAATAATATCTCCTGTTTTTAACGTAAAATATTGAGAAACATAGGCGATAAGTTGATCAATATTCCACAACATTAAAGAAGTATTTCCTTGTTGAACAATTTGTCCATTATTACGTAATTCAAAATTAACATTTTCTAGAGAAGTGAAATTTTTTTTCGGTAAAAAGCTACCAATAATCGCTGAATGGTCAAATGCCTTCGCTTTTTCCCATGGAAGACCTTTTTCCTTTAACATAGTTTGCACATCTCGGGCCGTAAAATCAATCCCCAATCCTATTTCTTCATAATATTTATGGGCAAATTTTGGGTCGATATATTTTCCAACTTTACTAATTTTTACTAAAACCTCAACTTCATGATGCACATCTTTGGAAAATTCTGGAATATAAAAATCAGCATCTTTAGGCAATACTGCCGTATCTGGTTTCATAAAAATTACCGGTTCTGCAGGTCTTTCGTTATTTAATTCCGAAATATGGTCCGCATAATTTCGACCAATACAAATTATTTTCATTTTGTAGACAGTTTTCTTAGTTTTAATCCTGTTAACACTTTCTTGGTGTATAATGGAAAATCCGCATTTTGAATCCAACCATAATAACCTGGGTCTTTATCAAAGACATCATTAACCAATACATTTTTATACTTACCAAAGGTAAAAAACTCTTGCCCTTTATCGTTTAATGCAATAAATCCTGCGAAATCAACCGATTTTTTTCGAGTGGTAAATTCAGATAATGTTTTTATATCATTTTCCAATTCAGGATAACGATCCAATTGCGCTTTTAAAATTTCATAGGTCGCTAACGTATCGGCTTCTGCACTGTGGGCATTTTCTAAAGATTGCCCGCAATAAAATTTATAGGCTGCTGACAAAGTTCTTTCTTCCATTTTATGAAAAATAGTTTGCACATCGACTGAAACTCTATTTTTCATATCAAAATCAACGTCAGCGCGTAATAATTCTTCAGCTAACAATGGAATATCAAAGCGATCTGAATTAAAACCAGCCAAATCAGAATCCTTTATCATGTTAAAAACATGCGGTGCTAATTCCTTAAAAGTAGGTTCATTGGCAACTTTTTCATTTGTAATGCCATGCACCGCTGTAGATTGTGGTGGAATAGGAATGGTAGGGTTTACCAACCATGTTTTACTTTCTTTATTTCCGTTAGGAAAAACTTTGAAAATTGAGATTTCAACGATTCTATCCTTTCCTACATCAATACCTGTTGTTTCTAAATCAAAGAAACAGATAGGTCTATTTAATTTTAATTCCATTTTACTTTAATTGGATTACAAATATAAGTTTTAGAAATTCATTTTCAAATTGCTTTTTAAAATGAATTCTGCTATATTAGTTAGCAGCACTAATTTTGTATTATAGCCCTGATAGAGCCAAATGCCATGCATAGGCGAAAGCAGGTGATTTTTGGTTAGAAAGAGGAAATTGGTGCTACTAAAAAAAGAAAAATCCCGAAAAAATCGGGATTTTATATTTCATTTTATTTTAAATTTCTCTATTGATGTCCCAAGACTCTAATAAATCTGCCACGCGTTTTACAAAACTACCTCCTAGTGCACCATCAACCACTCTATGATCATACGAGTGAGATAAGAACATTTTTTGACGAATTCCAATGAAATCTCCTTCTGGAGTTTCAATAACCGCTGGTACTTTTCTGATAGCACCTAGGGCTAAAATACCTACTTGTGGTTGGTTAATAATTGGTGTTCCAAAAACAGACCCAAAAGTACCTACGTTAGTCACTGTATACGTTCCGCCTTGTGTATCGTCTGGTTTTAATTTACCCGCTTTAGCACGGTTTCCTAAATCATTAACCGCCTTCGCCATACCTACTAAATTCAATTGATCTGCATTTTTAATTACAGGTACAATTAAATTTCCGTTAGGTAATGCCGCAGCCATTCCTAAATTGATATTTTTCTTTTTAATAATGTACTCGCCTTCAACCGAAATATTCATTCCTGGGAATTCTTTCAATGCTTTTGCTACTGCTTCCATGAAGATTGGTGTAAAAGTTAATTTTTCACCTTCTCTCTTTTCAAATGCATTTTTATTTTTATCTCTCCATTTTACAATATTGGTAACATCCACTTCAATGAAAGATTGTACGTGAGCCGAAGTTTGTTTAGATTCCACCATGTATTTTGAAATCAACTTACGCATTCTGTCCATTTCAACAATCTCATCACCACCATTTACCGAAACTGGTACTGCTTGTGTAGAAGAAGATGCCGCTACAGGTGCAGCTTTTGAAGCCTCAACTACTGGCGTTGCAGTAGCTACAGGTTGATTTCCTCTAGTTTTGATATAATTTAAGATATCTTCTTTATTCACTCTTCCGTCTTTTCCAGTTCCTGGAATTGCTTCTAATTCAGCCAATGAAATACCTTCTTCTTTAGCAATATTTTTAACTAAAGGAGAAAAGAATTTATCTGAACTTGAAAAATCTGCTGGAGTGGCTACTTCTTTAGCTGCCTCAACAGTTTTAACTACTTCTGCTACAGCAACCGGTGCTTCAGTTTTAGCCACTGGTGCAGCTTCTACTGCTCCGCCATCCGTTTCAATAATAGCAATGGTTTGTCCAACTTGAACAACATCATCAACATTA is a window of Flavobacterium indicum GPTSA100-9 = DSM 17447 DNA encoding:
- a CDS encoding fumarylacetoacetate hydrolase family protein; translated protein: MKIICIGRNYADHISELNNERPAEPVIFMKPDTAVLPKDADFYIPEFSKDVHHEVEVLVKISKVGKYIDPKFAHKYYEEIGLGIDFTARDVQTMLKEKGLPWEKAKAFDHSAIIGSFLPKKNFTSLENVNFELRNNGQIVQQGNTSLMLWNIDQLIAYVSQYFTLKTGDIIFTGTPKGVAAVKENDFLEGFLEGTSMFKVQIK
- a CDS encoding Hpt domain-containing protein → MALQYNLSKVYEISENDNEFALQIVSLFLQEVPAELKSIKEGIELKDYSRTYSAAHKIKPTLDLLGMDLAYDDNMEIMNWTKAEGKRKEIKEVYKSLKERIDAAVVELKKDFKLN
- a CDS encoding dihydrolipoamide acetyltransferase family protein, producing MAKFELKLPKMGESVAEATITNWLKNVGDTIEMDEAVLEIATDKVDSEVPSEVAGTLVEILFNVDDVVQVGQTIAIIETDGGAVEAAPVAKTEAPVAVAEVVKTVEAAKEVATPADFSSSDKFFSPLVKNIAKEEGISLAELEAIPGTGKDGRVNKEDILNYIKTRGNQPVATATPVVEASKAAPVAASSSTQAVPVSVNGGDEIVEMDRMRKLISKYMVESKQTSAHVQSFIEVDVTNIVKWRDKNKNAFEKREGEKLTFTPIFMEAVAKALKEFPGMNISVEGEYIIKKKNINLGMAAALPNGNLIVPVIKNADQLNLVGMAKAVNDLGNRAKAGKLKPDDTQGGTYTVTNVGTFGSVFGTPIINQPQVGILALGAIRKVPAVIETPEGDFIGIRQKMFLSHSYDHRVVDGALGGSFVKRVADLLESWDINREI
- a CDS encoding 3'-5' exonuclease, producing MELKLNRPICFFDLETTGIDVGKDRIVEISIFKVFPNGNKESKTWLVNPTIPIPPQSTAVHGITNEKVANEPTFKELAPHVFNMIKDSDLAGFNSDRFDIPLLAEELLRADVDFDMKNRVSVDVQTIFHKMEERTLSAAYKFYCGQSLENAHSAEADTLATYEILKAQLDRYPELENDIKTLSEFTTRKKSVDFAGFIALNDKGQEFFTFGKYKNVLVNDVFDKDPGYYGWIQNADFPLYTKKVLTGLKLRKLSTK